Proteins co-encoded in one Aspergillus fumigatus Af293 chromosome 6, whole genome shotgun sequence genomic window:
- a CDS encoding lactoylglutathione lyase GLO1, giving the protein MATDTIKYKLNHTMIRVKDPKRSVEFYKFLGLNQIQQLDFPENKFSLYFLAYNGPQSLQGDRHWTDRNAVLELTHNYGTENDPNYTVANGNTEPHRGFGHIAISVDNIEAACKRLEDAGYQFQKKLTEGRMKHIAFVKDPDGYWVEIIRRHDQDVGTATDPGTYRLNHTMLRVKSAETSLKFYQEVMGMTLVRTIENKDAAFNLYFLGYPASNPTAQEGAKNPVAEWEGLLELTWNYGTEKQEGKVYHDGNSEPQGFGHICVSVDDLNAACDRFESLNVNWKKRLTDGRMKNVAFILDPDGYWIEVIQNEALKRTSNW; this is encoded by the exons ATGGCGACAGACACCATCAAGTATAAGCTTAATC ACACTATGATCCGGGTCAAAGACCCTAAGAGATCAG TGGAGTTCTACAAGTTCCTTGGGCTCAATcagatccagcagctcgACTTTCCTGAGAACAAGTTCTCCCTCTACTTCCTCGCCTACAATGGCCCCCAGTCGCTGCAGGGCGACCGTCACTGGACGGACCGCAATGCAGTGCTGGAACTCACGCACAACTATGGCACGGAGAATGACCCCAATTACACTGTTGCCAATGGGAATACGGAGCCCCATCGCGGTTTCGGGCACATTGCCATCTCGGTCGACAACATCGAAGCGGCCTGCAAGAGACTCGAAGACGCTGGGTATCAATTCCAGAAAAAGCTCACCGAGGGTCGCATGAAGCACATTGCGTTTGTAAAGGATCCCGATGGATACTGGGTTGAGATCATCCGCCGCCACGACCAGGATGTGGGGACTGCGACGGATCCAGGCACCTACCGACTGAACCACACCATGTTACGGGTCAAGTCCGCTGAGACCAGTCTCAAGTTCTACCAGGAGGTTATGGGCATGACCCTTGTTCGCACTATCGAGAACAAGGATGCTGCCTTCAACCTCTACTTCCTGGGATACCCTGCGTCTAACCCCACTGCCCAGGAAGGTGCGAAGAATCCTGTGGCTGAATGGGAGGGGCTGCTCGAGCTTACCTGGAACTACGGTACGGAGAAGCAAGAAGGCAAGGTGTACCATGATGGTAATTCGGAGCCTCAAGGGTTCGGTCATATTT GTGTCTCTGTTGACGATCTCAATGCTGCCTGCGATCGGTTCGAGTCGCTCAACGTGAACTGGAAGAAGCGTCTGACAGACGGGCGGATGAAGAATGTGGCTTTCATTCTTGACCCGGATGGCTATTGGATCGAGGTGATCCAGAACGAGGCGTTGAAACGTACCAGCAATTGGTAA
- a CDS encoding transcription factor domain-containing protein translates to MKPEDEAGMNRVLDTLQIPRAVLKKSSPEKVDAPNEQTRPVARQSPERNSPDVPSLEGREGRSVKDSALGAAHSLIPSPQQISSAERSQDPVNFFGVNPGPSTNYPSTHWGFTLPTAESLGSIYANLDGASNYQNEGSISSPDSLHLPPDFTQQPGAMLGQAQNDTDDDSASGEEDEAENDVIEQLSHRIGTLKIAGDGHLRFYGATSNLNLVDVSAAQQRQRPDARTVRHDGQDILNHLRVGQPVDQALEDHLIELYFTWQNPSTYVVDKDMFMTARSRWRNDLEDTPFYSEVLTNAMCAVGSAFEARYHPTFITFPKSLSEFFADRAKALLEIELDTPCVATVQALVILSCHEGASNRDARGWLYSGMSMRLAFDLGLHLDMTPYVEKGDISAFEADVRRIAFWGSYTADHFWGFYLGRPFRTNAGDITVPKPASDLGTAKESIWYPYGLDTKSVVLQHGLRNPNELISRQFAVLWEIILPIGHILYGCSDISRHDLQRLCYNVTEDLFAWKENLPSNLKIDLDDETTPRLPHLLMLQPWVSKNYIQPRSPRQGPGYHHARRMCIESSTAIARILHIYEKHYTFRRMNNQVVAIIFSAALMLLYMTISNTFSSSKNSSENTNSNAEMVAFLNLCFRALDELGQSFENAKRTRDFLVSLQRRWQAHLRRSGSGKKRQVSKLLPQQSAGSGPRPSTESDPSRKKSRISAPRNHKQSSYPFPPAPSSSMPSTHNLSQLRPHSNSQSQHPPHQSLSQSQSQRFGACQPGDPDWIRDSDFQLLAENLGDGRLAQMGTGNQFEGENVLPSLSDIEPWWDSPNGHTFGGSSL, encoded by the exons ATGAAACCAGAAGACGAGGCGGGTATGAACCGGGTTCTGGATACACTTCAGATTCCTCGCGCAgttttgaagaagagcagtcCTGAGAAGGTTGATGCACCAAATGAGCAGACCAGACCGGTGGCTCGGCAATCTCCCGAGCGAAACTCGCCTGATGTTCCATCTCTAGAAGGGCGTGAGGGGCGGTCCGTAAAGGACAGTGCCCTTGGAGCGGCTCACAGTCTCATTCCTTCGCCCCAACAGATTTCATCGGCTGAGAGAAGCCAAGATCCAGTCAACTTCTTCGGCGTAAATCCGGGCCCGTCCACCAACTATCCTTCCACGCACTGGGGCTTTACCCTTCCAACAGCAGAGAGCCTAGGGTCCATCTACGCTAACCTGGACGGTGCGTCCAATTACCAGAACGAGGGCAGCATCAGCAGTCCCGACAGCTTGCACTTACCTCCAGACTTTACTCAACAGCCGGGTGCCATGTTGGGCCAGGCCCAGAAtgacactgatgatgattCGGCAAgtggcgaagaggacgaggctGAAAACGATGTCATTGAACAGCTATCCCATCGCATTGGGACCTTGAAGATTGCCGGAGATGGCCACCTGCGGTTTTACGGAGCCACGTCGAATCTCAACCTGGTTGACGTCTCGGCGGCCCAGCAACGCCAGCGACCTGATGCTCGTACTGTCCGCCATGATGGACAGGACATCCTGAATCATCTGCGAGTCGGACAGCCTGTGGATCAGGCTCTCGAGGATCATCTTATCGAGCTTTATTTTACCTGGCAGAATCCTAGCACCTATGTTGTGGACAAAGACATGTTTATGACGGCGAGGTCGAGGTGGAGGAATGACCTTGAGGACACGCCGTTTTATTCAGAAGTTTTAACGAATGCCAT GTGTGCCGTTGGCAGTGCGTTCGAAGCACGGTACCACCCTACTTTTATCACGTTTCCCAAGTCGCTTTCCGAATTTTTCGCGGATCGAGCCAAGGCTCTTCTGGAAATCGAACTAGATACTCCATGTGTTGCCACAGTGCAGGCGCTGGTCATTTTGAGCTGTCATGAGGGGGCATCAAATCGTGATGCACGTGGTTGGCTTTATAGTG GAATGTCAATGCGACTTGCATTTGATCTTGGGTTACATCTTGACATGACTCCGTACGTGGAAAAAGGCGACATTAGCGCGTTCGAAGCCGATGTGCGTCGCATAGCGTTCTGGGGAAGCTATACCGCGGACCA TTTCTGGGGCTTTTACCTAGGGCGGCCTTTCCGCACTAATGCCGGAGACATTACTGTCCCCAAGCCCGCGTCGGACCTGGGAACAGCAAAGGAGAGCATATGGTATCCGTACGGCCTAGATACGAAATCGGTGGTGCTGCAGCATGGGTTGAGGAATCCAAATGAGCTGATCAGCAGACAATTCGCGGTGCTGTGGGAGATCATTCTACCCATCGGCCATATTCT GTACGGTTGCTCCGATATTTCTCGACATGATCTCCAGAGGCTGTGCTATAACGTTACTGAAGATCTTTTCGCGTGGAAGGAAAACCTGCCTTCCAATCTGAAGattgaccttgacgatgagaCTACGCCGAGATTGCCCCATCTCTTGATGTTGCA ACCATGGGTCTCGAAAAACTATATCCAACCACGCAGCCCGCGCCAGGGTCCTGGCTACCACCATGCGCGCCGAATGTGCATCGAGTCATCGACAGCCATCGCGCGAATCCTCCACATATACGAAAAGCATTATACCTTCCGCCGGATGAACAATCAGGTTGTCGCGATCATCTTCAGCGCCGCTCTGATGCTTCTCTACATGACCATCTCGAACACATTCTCATCCAGCAAGAATAGCAGCGAAAATACCAACAGCAACGCGGAGATGGTGGCGTTCCTGAACCTCTGCTTCCGCGCTCTGGACGAACTGGGACAGTCCTTCGAGAACGCTAAACGAACCCGCGACTTTCTCGTCAGCCTACAACGCAGGTGGCAGGCCCACCTGCGTCGGTCTGGGTCCGGCAAAAAGCGCCAAGTCAGCAAATTACTCCCGCAGCAATCTGCCGGATCGGGACCCCGACCCTCCACCGAGTCCGATCCCTCGAGAAAAAAATCCCGGATATCCGCGCCGCGGAACCATAAGCAATCCTCCTATCCCTTCCCGCCAGCACCTTCATCAAGCATGCCTTCTACCCACAATCTCTCTCAGCTGCGGCCCCACTCCAACTCACAGTCTCAACACCCCCCACACCAGTCCCTAAGCCAATCCCAATCCCAGCGTTTCGGCGCCTGCCAACCGGGCGACCCAGACTGGATCCGGGACTCGGACTTCCAACTCCTCGCCGAGAACCTAGGGGATGGCCGACTGGCGCAGATGGGGACGGGCAATCAGTTCGAAGGGGAGAATGTCTTGCCCAGTCTATCTGATATCGAGCCGTGGTGGGACTCGCCCAATGGACATACTTTCGGGGGTTCTTCATTATAG
- the nimX gene encoding cyclin-dependent serine/threonine-protein kinase CDC28 — translation MENYQKIEKIGEGTYGVVYKARELTHPNRIVALKKIRLEAEDEGVPSTAIREISLLKEMSDPNIVRLLNIVHADGHKLYLVFEFLDLDLKKYMEALPVSEGGRGKALPEGSALSKNMGLGDAMVKKFMAQLVEGIRYCHSHRILHRDLKPQNLLIDRDGNLKLADFGLARAFGVPLRTYTHEVVTLWYRSPEILLGGRQYSTGVDMWSCGAIFAEMCTRKPLFPGDSEIDEIFKIFRLLGTPDETTWPGVTSFPDYKPTFPKWKRQDPHTLVPGLEEDGLDLLEALLEYDPARRISAKQACMHPYFAHGTAYYSGRGRRNGYH, via the exons ATGGAGAATTACCAGAAAATTGAGAAAATTGGAGAGG GAACCTACGGTGTCGTCTACAAGGCCCGTGAACTCACCCATCCCAACCGTATTGTTGCCCTGAAAAAGATCCGACTtgaagcggaagatgaaggtgtTCCGAGCACTGCCATCCGTGAGATCTCCCTACTCAAAGAGATGAGCGATCCGAATATTGTACGACTCCTGAACATTGTCCACGCCGATGGCCACAAACTCTATCTTGTTTTTGAATTTCTTGACCTCGATCTTAAGAAGTACATGGAAGCTCTTCCTGTCAGCGAGGGTGGGCGTGGAAAGGCGTTGCCTGAAGGTTCTGCGTTGAGCAAGAACATGGGACTTGGAGATGCTATGGTCAAGAAATTCATGGCCCAGTTGGTGGAGGGAATTCGTTATTGTCACAGCCATCGTATTCTGCATCGTGATCTCAAGCCTCAAAATCTGCTCATTGACCGTGATGGCAATCTGAAATTGGCCGACTTTGGTCTGGCAAGAGCATTCGGTGTCCCTCTGAGAACATACACACACGAG GTCGTGACCCTCTGGTACCGATCCCCGGAAATCCTGCTTGGTGGTCGTCAGTACTCTACTGGCGTCGATATGTGGTCCTGTGGCGCTATTTTCGCCGAAATGTGCACACGCAAGCCATTGTTCCCCGGCGATTCGGAGATTGACGAGATTTTCAAGATCTTCAG GCTTCTCGGCACTCCTGACGAAACCACCTGGCCTGGCGTCACCTCATTCCCTGACTACAAACCAACCTTCCCCAAGTGGAAGCGTCAAGATCCCCATACACTGGTCCCtggcctggaggaggatggcCTTGACCTTTTGGAGGCTCTACTAGAGTACGATCCCGCCCGTCGAATTTCCGCCAAACAGGCCTGCATGCACCCATACTTTGCCCACGGTACCGCTTACTACTCGGGTCGCGGTCGGAGAAATGGATACCACTAA